Sequence from the Arvicola amphibius chromosome 3, mArvAmp1.2, whole genome shotgun sequence genome:
cccgTTCCACTACCAGAGAGTTAAAATGCCTTTAGTCAGACCTGGGAAATGCCAGTGTCTCTCTTGTGGAATATGTTGCTCACTATTGTGTGGGCCTTTTGTTTGAGTGCGTGCCATTCCCTGGCTAGTACCTGTGAGGCATTTGGTTTTTATTCATTGGAAATGGTCTCTGTCGCCCTTTTCTCTGCTCAACTGTTGCAGAGGGTCTCTTGTGTGTTAGGAACCCCAGTGATGGACAGAACCTTCATCTCTGCTCTGCCTGTCCTTCATTGCCAGAATGTAGGTACTCTGCCTCCaccccctttatttttatttcatgtgtatgcatcttccatggagaccagaagaggttgtcagatcccctgatgctggagttacaggtttttATAAGCagccatgtgtgtgctaggaaaaGAACCTtctgttggttttttgttgttttcggAGATAGGGTGTCCTGAAATTCTCAGTTTGTAAAAACATAGacaaggttagccttgaactcggagattcgcctgcctctgcctcccaagtgccaagattaaatgcatatgtcaccatgcctggctaacctgggtcttctggaagagtggccaatgctcttaaccattgaaccatctttccaggccctccCTGGCTTTTCTGTGCTACCCAAAGCATGTGCTATGTTTCCCATGCTGAACACTtaacctcctctctctctgacctCCTGTTATCACCCTACAGCTAGGGGCCATGCAGATAGTACTGGGCCATGGTTGCAGAATCTCTAATCTTCCTCTCTGCCTGATTGTGAACTATgctaaaagaatgaaatattcaaaaataaaaggtTGTTTTAAATGGGTAAAGTTTTCTTTAAGTTAGCTTAGTCCTAAAGAAACCATGGGGCCTGGCTTTGTGGGCAGATAAGTATAGGCTGCTTTGTGTCAGTGCAAGACTCTCAGAAAGTCCTGTAATGCCTTTGAGTCGTGCCCGAGTGGTGCATGTGAACTCATGTGGAGGTAATTGGGCGTAAGTATCAAGAGTCCAAAAAGGAGTTTTTTCCCTCCTAAAAAATACCAGATGATGTCAAATACAGATACTTAACAGGGCAACTGTATTCTCCTActtttgttcctcttccttctctgtcctgctGTCATATGTCCCTTCTAAGACGGACCAGAGGGTCTGACACTGATGCTACCCTGAAAGCCAGGGCTGGTGTGGAGGGTGAACGACCAGTCTGAGCCACACGTCACAGTCGTGAGACTTCCCAGCtccacaggccagcctgagatgAGTGTTCATTTTACTCTGAAGATAAAGAGTTCATTACCAGCTGAGGTTCACATTACCCCAGTCTCTTCCTCCTTGGCTGAAGAAGGCTTCTGCCTGAAAGCCTGTCACCCACTGACGGGTGCAGGGCCCAGTACCGGGCTAGTTCACTGCACGTACCTGTAGGCCCAAGTAGCTAATACCTTCTCTCATCTCAGcaacttcttttttcccttttgcctTATGCAGGACAGGACAGCTCTCTGGCTTTTTCCCTTGGTGATATTCTTTGTGCTGGCTCTCCAACCTTACACAGAGAACAAGTTCCTTGTGTTTGTAGACACTCACACAGCTTTTCCGTTGCTGTCTCGTGTAGTTCAGCCAATGCTACCCCAGAATTTGAAGGGCGAGGAGGTGACGACCTTGGCACCGAGATCGCTAACACCCTGTACCGGATCTTCAACAACAAGAGCAGCATGGACCTGAGGTCCCTCTGCATCAGTCCTCGGGAGCACTGCTGGGTCCTCTATGTGGATGTGCTGGTGAGTCTCCTGCTGTCCCCGACCGGCAccacccttctttcctcctcgTGGGGAAGAGTTTTCAGCCTCCACCGTAGGATTATTGGGGAAGAGGCAGTCTCCTGTAATCTATTATTTACAAGATAAATACAGAGCATTAGTAAGTGGTTCACATAACACCATTCTATAATAACATTGTAGTCATAGCAGAGGTATACCTAAGATTACTCATAGGAGTTATCAGGGAATTAAAAACAAGGATCTTCTGGAAGGCACCAGACATGTCAGAGTTTAGCAAGTTGGCACTTTGTGTGGGATGATGATCAGCTCTCTGAGTAGACACTAGAGacctaaagaagaaaggaaccaGACTGTCGTCTCTGATAGTGGAAAAAAGAGAGCTATAGAAGTAAAGAccttgccaggtagtggtggccacacctttaccccagcacttgggaggcagaggcaagtggtcTCTGAGTTCAGGATAAACAGactgaatttcaggacagccagggctacacagagaaaccctgccttgaaaaacaaaaccagaaggagaagcagaaaagaacTCAGCCAGTGTTAGTGCCTGTGCTTGGCCTCTCTGGGAGGACTGAGCCAGGATCTAGGCTTCACCTAGAAAGAAGGTTTTTCCAAGGGAGGCTGGAACATACAATAGGATTTGAATACCCTGTTCCTGTTTTTCTGATTAGGACGTAGATAATCACCTGAGATCGCTGCTGCTCGGTATTTTTAGGTTCCGTGTAAACATATATAGACGAGTATGGCAGGAAATAGTAATAACAGGACTTCTTGGGGGTTTGAAGCTGCTGTGCTGTATTGTCAGGAAGAACTGTGGGTTCCCCTTCTGTGTGGTCTTAGAACTCACCCAGGGCTTACGTGCAGGAGCTGACCCTTGGGAATGTGTACTGCGTGTTTTGCTCAAAAACCTGAGAAAGAGATCCAGTTTTTaattctagaattttattttcatctcagTCTTTAGTATGTGGCCAGCAATGGGCATTTCTGTACTGGATGCTGTTAAGGGTCTTTCTCAGGAGGGATGATAttgcacaaatacacaaaatgtcATGCccatcaaaacaagaaaaagattcGTGACTTCTCAACATGTGACTTCTCCATCTCCTTGAGGAGTCTGGCCATCGGCTTTTTTCCCAGAACCTCAGACAGAGGCCTCTTGGGAGGGCAGATTTGCCACTTCCGTGTGAGGTGTGCTCTGCTCTCACCTGCGAGACTCTACCTGAGCGCTCATAATCCTGCACAACATGGAGTGGTCAGGTCTGAGCACTGGGCATGTGTTTTGTTACATGCTGGAGGTGTCCCTGCCTCCATACATGCAGTATCCTTTGTCAATCATCGCCGAAGTGAGGCAGGCAGTGCAGCTGGGAGCCTGCAGTGCACCTGGGAGCCTGCAGTGCGCCTCGGAGCCTGCAGTGCACCAGGGAGCCTGCAGTGCACCTGGGAGCCTGCAGTGCACCTGGGAGCCGTCTGGGACAAGTCAGCCACTGCTGAGGTGCTGACCCTCCTGCTTGTGAGAACATTAGACcttgcgtgtgtgcctgtgtaactACAGCTGTGGACTCGCAGCACCGTAGTTAGGGGGCATGTTACTCTCCTCATTGTTTCGGCTAGCCACGGAGGGCAGCCCACcgtcttattttaattaatttattaatttatgggttttgttgttgtggtttgttttttcagtttgttttgagacagaatctcattgtgtagtcctggctatcctgggactcactatgtaaaccaggctgacctcaaactcacaaagattcacctgcatCTTCctcctgggattatagatatgaaCTGTCACACCTGggttcatgtctttttttttttttactatgcaTTCAGCGTGACCTAGGAATTTGTTTCTTAGCTGGGTTAATGCTTCATGATAATTAATGctgactttttctttcctctctgtgcctctctcagCTCCTGGAATGTGGTGGGAATTTGTTTGATGctatttccattgctgtgaaggcTGCTCTCTTCAATACAAGGTGAGTCTCCCTAAAGACCAGTCCTTTGGGCCTGCGGAGAACTGACAAGGAATTGTACTGTCTGAAATGTTAAGCTCGAGGAAAGAGATTTTGTAAACTAAAACTAAGTaagatatgaatatttttatttattttttacttttttattgatttcgtTGGTAAGCGTGTACCATGTAAACAGTATTAGGAAACCAGAGACACATACCCTGGCTTCAGGTCGTCTGCCTGTTACAGGATGGACCCTCAAAGTTGCCTTTCAGTTTCTCGGGTCCCCCTTCTGCCCTAGCACCTAGCTCAGAGCAGGTGCTCACACATTCCTCGGCTGTGTGTGGGTGTTCTCGGAGGGGAGCAACTTGGTTTCCCCCCTGTGGTTTCCTTCATAGATAAGACTGTGAACACGTACAGGGAGCTAAGGTTTGTGTTGACATTTCTTTATTACGTCTATTAGAGAGTCTGGCAGCTGAGAaaatgtgggtgggtgggtaggtggggggTTCATTTCCTGAGGTATCCTGGGTAAAGTGAGGTTTAAAAGCGTGTGATTGGGGCTGTCGGGGTAGCTGAGTTCGTAAAGGACTGAGGAaccttagttcagttcccaggacacacacctgtaatcctatgctgggaagacagagatgagaggatCCATAGCAGTCCGGGTCAGCCTGGCTAGTTGAGTCAGCAAGCTTAGGTTTctgatgagagaccctgtcaggAAAATAAGGTGGAGGTCAGGGAAGATACCtgaggtcctctgacctctgcacatgtgtaAACTTGTGCACACCATCTGCACAAGCCGCTAGAGAGAGAAAACTTTGAGTAAgtgaacaaatatatttattctgGAACATCTCTCATGTCTTTTTAATGGTGAAAGTTGAACAACCCGAGTCTTATAACATGGAGATTAAAGTATACACGGCAGCATCTTCAGAGGCTTGTTAACAAGGAAAAGCACTAAGTGTAGCTTTCACGTCCCGTTAGATGGTTGTTCTGGTTTGATTTTGGCTGTTGTGTCTGGTGTGTCTGGGACGATTTCAGATGGTCACTGTTGCTAGTTCTCAGTACTCATATTATGGGCAGTGTAACACGGAGATTTTATACCCTTTCTGTTGTAAGTCAACTACGGGACAAGTAAAAACATAGTCAGACTTACAGAAGAGCTTGCAAGATGGAGTTTTAATAAGACTAGGAGGTGTAGTGCCCTCCACCCTGATAGATTTTGCATGCTAAAtcccaccagcagcagcagccagcaccTGGGCTTTGTCAAAAAAGGAAAGGAGCAAGGAGCTTGTCATCAGAAGCGGCTTAAAGTGGAATGAGTCTGCTTGACTAGCCGGTTCCCATGGGTGCCAGGGCATTGGGGAAGCTGTTCTGCTGTGAGGGCGTCCTAGGAAAATAGATGCCAGCTTGTGAAGCCTGGGTACCCAGATACTGAACAGCTGCCAGTCTCACCCCCAAGCAACAAAGAGCGGTGACCCCATGATGCCCTTAGAGGATAGAAAGACCTTTGTATGTTGAAGTTCTCTGAAAGAGTTGATGCCACCCAGCTGTCTTCCCCAACCCTTTGCCCCACTGTGTTGGGGCCaaagaattaagaaattaaatgtctttctatataccttcccccctttccctccctcctttctctttttttcttccctccccatcctcccagtgtgtgtgtgtgtgtgtgtgtgtgtgtgtgtgtgtgtgtgtgtgcaggcttcTTTTTTGACATAGCAATCCCATTTCAGATTGCTTACTGTCCAGGTCAGACAGGATATTACTTAGTACTCTGGGTGCCTGACATGGAAGCTCTAGCCTTAACCTTTGACAGGTGATAAGGATGTAAACAAGATGGAATCAGTGAAACTTCTGCTTGTAAGACGGGAATTTCAACTCCTCTTCTCAAAAAAGGTTATGCTTCCTCCTTTcagtagatggaaattttaattatgCCTCTGTTTCCAGGATACCAAGGGTTCGCGTTCTGGAGGATGAAGAGGGGGCAAAGGACATTGAACTGTCTGACGATCCTTATGACTGCATCCGACTGAGTGTAGAGAATGTCCCCTGTATCGTCACCCTGTGCAAGGTGTGAGCTTGTCTCTTAGCGTTTTTGCCTTCTGTGGGGTGGTGGGTCTCCTCCATCCATGGCCTGTTGAGATGCCATCACAGGTTGAGAGGTTGTAGTTGTACAAACCATATAGATGAAGGTTTAACCCAAATCTCATAATTCGGTTACATGAGAAGCATCATCTGAGGAGTCCCCAGAGAAGGCTGCTTCATCAGCAGTGGGGCTGCCACGCTCCCTCTGCAGACCCTGCACGGAATCTCACTGCTCATTTTCCCTAACTCCTCTACCCCAGAGTCCAAGGCAGCTGAATGCTGTAGATTCTCAAACAGTATTCCTCTGTGCACCCCGAGGTCCACATACGGAAACTGGGGACTTGGGGCCAGCCCTAGGTGTCACATGTCAGGTATGGTTCCCACAGAGCCTGACATCTACCATTGCCTCAGGCCTGTGTTGGCTGGGCTTGTGACTGATTCCACAAGAGACTCGTTATATAAAAACGAAACTGAGTCGGGTATGGTGGCTCAAGTTTataatcctggaactcagtaggtGGGGACCAGAGGACTACTACCAGCTTGAGACCACCCTAGCCTATATAACAAGTACCTGGTCAGGGctgcacagcaagaccttgtttcaaaacaaaacaaagcaaaaaccaagtTTCAGTCATTTGATTCCACTGAAGGCCCTTTGAGAACTGGGACTGTAAAGAAATGTTCACAGAGTGTTGGGACTGAACCCAGCTCTGGAGGGTGACATCATTTTGCCCGTCCCTTAGCGTGGCTCTCTTGATTCACTGTTGGAGTGGACAAGATGTAACATGGCCTCACATATGCATTTCTCGCCTCTGTCCCTTGTTGGAAAGCCTCGTGGCCTCTGTCCTGATGACCGTGCTCCCACCTCCcttgtttccattttgtatttttattgtattattcaCACAATGGACCATATTAACAATTAACAATGTTCCAGCAATTTTCAGATgggcagaattttaaaaaagatctggAATGAGCCATGCATGTACAGCCTTTGTAGACTTTGTGTCGGGGGACTTTGGGATCTCTGGTGTATTATtcacatgtgtttttgttttgtttgtttgttggttggttttttgagacagggtttctctatagctttggagcctgtcctggaactcgctctgtaaaccaggctggcctcgaactcacagagatctgcctgcctctgcctcccgagtgctgggactaaaggcatgcgccaccactgagTGGCTTTTGCATGTGTTCTAAGAAGCCCTGATCTTGCAGATTGGCTGCCGACATGTGGTAGATGCCACACTTCAAGAGGAAGCCTGCTCCTTGGCCAGTTTGCTAGTGTCAGTGACCAGCAAGGGAGTCGTGACATGCATGAGGAAAGTGGGCAAGGGAAGCCTGGATCCTGAGAGCATCTTTGAAATGATGGAGGTAAGGCCATGGTGCTGGGCAAGTCCTTCCCGCTCCTCATTTTCCATGTGTCTTCCCCATTCACACCCAGGACCCCAGCCTGGACCTGGGAGCACAGAGAGCCCTGCCAGTGACTGTTTTATCTTCAGCAAGTCTCTCCTCCTCTAATCCCCAGTGGCTGCATTTTGGTCTGAGAATATTGACTTTGACCATGTAAAGAATCAACATAATTATCACAAGATGAGGAATTAAATTCCTGTCCCTTCCAAAAAGAGTGTAGATGAGAGCGGCACTAAGGGCTGACCTATCTCAGGTTCTCCACAACCTGGAGGTGTTGGGGAAAGCTAGCAAGCCTCAGGTGAGACGCTCTGGGGATGGGTGAGAAGATGGCTCAATGAGTGGAGCGGTCGCTTCAcaagatgaggacctgagttcagatccccagcacccacatccactGGGCAGAGTGGTAGGTGCTGTAATCCTagttctgggaggcagagacaggtaggtcccgggggctcattggccagctcCTCTAACCAGGTAGGTGAGCTTCGCCTTCCGTGAGAGACCGTCTCAGAAACTAAGGGGAAGagtgatgttgacctctggcctccacatgaaagGAAGTATCTGGCAGTGTGCCTTGTCCCAGGCGTAGCCCGTCCCTTGGCCAGCAAGGCTGTCTCTGAGGAGCAAAGGATTTTCCAGGACTCCAGGCATTGAGCTCAAGAGTAGTATACACAGAGCACTTGTCTTTTGatattaaagcaaacaaaacatgatGTGATGTTTACATTTAGTGTAAACAAACACAAGTACAAGGAGGGAATCCACCTGGACCATGTGAAAGAGCCAAGACTATTCCTCCCACAGAGACAGTGTGGACGTGCCGGGCTTTCCCTTCAGGCCTTTGCTTTCAAGTGCGGTCACTTACCATAGTTTATTCTTTACAGGCCTCCTGTGGGGGAAGCATTCTATGCTCTGCTCCATCCATAGCTCAGCTTTCTTACCAGGCTTCTGCATCCAGGGGTAGGCTGTAAAGACATGTCCCCCAGGCTGTGCGTGCCAGCTCAGGGCTACAGGTGTCTCCTCCAGGGTGGGAAGGATGACTGCCCGAGCTGCTCTGAGGATATGAAGGGCCGGGAGAGAGCTGGTGTGTCCTCGCCTGACATGTTGTCTGTGCCCGTCAGCTCTTGTTCTCTGCTCTTTTCAGCAGCCTGGGTTCGGGTTTCTCTACATGCTGTtagaccccctcccccctccaaagGACCCCTTTAGACAAGAGGAGCGCGCACCTTCCCTTAGAGAGGGCTTACCTCGTCCGGGTGTTTTAAACAATAGCAAAGATTTATTGTGTACTGCATGCATCCTTAGTGTTCTTCCCGATCTGTTACCCTTCACAGTTCATGCTGTTTGAGATGAAGAGCCTGAGGCATATAAGGATAAGCAGATCTCTCTGGAGTGCTGTAACTGTGCCTCCAGGACTGTCCGCCTGTCTTTGCCATGAGCTTAGGGCCAGGGCTTCAGTGGCTGGGAAATTAGCTCCATCGGTGAGCTGAGCATGGGTTTCCCTGACTGGGAGTGAGGCCTGCAAACCTGGCTCAGGGAGCCATTGGCTGTGACTGTTGTGACTGCCCAGAGGTTCAGTGGGAATCTCTGAGGAGCCCTGCAGACTGAGGCCTCTGCTCTCCACCCCTGTTGACCTTGCTCCCACCTTCACTTGCATAAGTAATAAGACCTCCTATTTCATAGAATCGGATATCCTTCTAGTTTGTGTTTGCATGTTGTGTGGGCACACGTGGGGAGGTGCTTGTGCATATACGTGTGCATTCACGTGGCGACCAGAGATTGACAAAGGAGTCCTCAGCCATTCTCCACCTCATGTATGGGGCAGAATCTCTCACTTCAGCCCAGAGCTCATCAGTCCAAGCAGTCTAGCCA
This genomic interval carries:
- the Exosc7 gene encoding exosome complex component RRP42 encodes the protein MASVALSEAEKVYIVHGVQEDLRVDGRGCEDYRCVEVETDVVSNTSGSARVKLGHTDILVGVKAEMGTPKLEKPNEGYLEFFVDCSANATPEFEGRGGDDLGTEIANTLYRIFNNKSSMDLRSLCISPREHCWVLYVDVLLLECGGNLFDAISIAVKAALFNTRIPRVRVLEDEEGAKDIELSDDPYDCIRLSVENVPCIVTLCKIGCRHVVDATLQEEACSLASLLVSVTSKGVVTCMRKVGKGSLDPESIFEMMESSKRVGKVLHMSLQSVLHKEESLGPERPKVGFLG